From Rhodopseudomonas palustris:
CAGCCCGAAGTCGAACGCCATCCGGCACAGCACCGACACCACCGAGTCGACGACTTCGGCCGGGAAGCCGGCGAGCTGCATGATCGTCATCGGGCGGCCATTGGCCGGCAGCCGGAACAGATGACTGATCACCTCCGCCATGGTGTCGCCGCCGACATTGGCGTTGTCGAACATGAAGGCGTAGCGCGGGTCGTTGCGCACCGTCTCGATGCGCGAGATCAGCTTGTGATAGATGATGCGCGACGAGCGGTTCTCGAGCTTGCCCATGCGCTCGTCGATCAGCGAGATCAGGTCGACCAGGCGATACGGCACCGGCGTGTCGGCGGTGTAGCCGACCGATTTCGGATCGACCCGCTTCAGCCCGAGCCGGTCGGCGCTGGTGTATTGCACATACAGGCCCTTGGCGATCGGGATCACTTCGGCGAGCACGTCGAGTTCTTCCGGCACGCCGGGGCGGCCGGCGAACAGCACGTCGACGATCTCGTCGAAATTGAACAGCCAGAACGGCAGCTTCAGATTGCGCGGATTGAGCACCAGCGCCTTGTCGCCGAAGCAGCGGCCGTATTCGTTGTGGACGTCGAGCAGGAAGATCCGCAGCGCCGGCCGCGACTTCAGGATTTCGTTGAGCAGCAGCGACACGCCACTCGATTTGCCGACGCCGGTGGAGCCCAGCACGGCGAAGTGCTTCGACAGCATTTCCTCGATGTCGACATAGGCGATCACCGAAGGATCCTGCTGCAGCATGCCGACATTGATCTGGTCGGAGCCGGTCGGCGCGTAGACGATGCGCAGATCTTCGCTCGAGATCAGTTCGACAGCGTCGCCGATCGTCGGATAGTTGGTGACGCCGCGCTGAAACTTCGCGCGCACCGGACCGGGCAGGATTTCGCCGAGCAGATCGACCGACGCGATCGCGATATGGGGCTCGTTCGGCGAGATGTTCTCGCTCGTCGCCTCGGTGATCATCGCGATGATGGTCGAGGTCGCGGTGCGGATGCTGATGAAACGTCCGACCGTGGCGCGCAACGCGGCGGGCGACAGCCGGCTTTCGGGCATCAGCCCGGCGCGCGCCATCGACCCGCGCACCGAGATGATCTTGCCGAACGCCGGCTGGGACTTAGTTTCTACCATGGATTGAGCTCGTCCGGTCTGTCTGTTCAGGTTGCGACTATGCGGACGCCTTGCTGAGAAAATGTTAAGTGGCGGCGGTCACACAGCGTCCGCGCAGCGCCGAACGTGGTATGCGGCTGGAGGTTGTGCTCGCTTTTGCGGACAATGCGTCGCGGCCGGGCGCGTCGGCGTTAACCCGGCGTTGACCATGCGGAAAACTGGTGCGCCGCCTGGCCGGTGACGGGAGATGACGGAAGAGCGTGATGCGCCTTCGCGGGCGTCGTCGCAATCCGCCTCATCGTGGGCTTCGATTCGATTGTCAAACAGCCACGACGATTTGCTCTCGCGGCTCTGCCGAGCCCGAGCTGTGCACCCGTCGCTGTCACAGCGAGGGGTGGGGGCGCGCCGCGTGGCGCGGGTTGTGGTGGTTCTCGCGATCACTTCTTGCGAAGGATCGCGCGACGCCTCGTCGGCGCGCCCACCTGCGGCGATTTTAGGCTGTCAGGCCCGTGCTTCCGGGGACAGGCAAGGGTAATGAAACCCCACGGATCCGGCGGATTACGCCGCCTTCACCTGCCCCCGTCCAGCGAACTAACAAGTCGCAGAGCCTCGTAGTAGGCCCGGACGGGTACCCGAAGCCTCCCGGACGCGCGGGTGCGAACCGCAACGCGCAGGACGCCGCATCAATCCGATTCCACCGGCACAGCGCCGGCTTGATCGAACCATCGTTCCGGACCGGTTGCCCGGCCCGCCGATCTGTCCCGCTTGTACGACGCCTCGCGAAGCGCCCCTCACGGACAGGACGATGCGGACTATAATCATAATAGGAATGTTGTCAAGCGATGCAACGAAGGATTGCGGCGCTCGCCGATCCACCCATGCCTTCGCGTTCGTCATTCCGGGGCGCGCCGACGCGCGGTCACGCGCGTCGGCGCGCCCCGGAATCTATAGCCACCGTCGTTGCGTAGTCGGCAGGCCGCCTGTCAGGCCGTGCCTCAACGCGTCGACCGGGGTTATGGATTCCGGGTTCGCGAGCTGCGCTCGCGCCCCGGAATGACGAACGAGAGGAGGTGCGCCGCGGGAAAAAGAGCGTGTTTGTCTCGCGTGGGTGCGTCGCTGCGCTACTTTGCCAACCCTACGGACTGCTGAGCATACTAATCGCCGACGAATTCGCTGCGCTTGTAGCCTTGCGCGTAGAGCAGTGCGGTGAGGTCGGCGTGGTCGATGCGGGCGTGGGCGCTGGCGGCGACGGCGGGCTTGGCGTGATAGGCGATGCCGAGGCCGGCGGCCTGGATCATGCCGAGGTCGTTGGCGCCGTCGCCGATCGCCAGCGTGTCGATGGCGTCGAGGTCGTCGGCCTCGCGCAGTTCCAGCAGCGTCGCCAGCTTGGCTTCGCGGCCGAGGATCGGCTCGGCGACGCGGCCGGTGAGCATGCCGTCCTCGCTCAGCAATTCGTTGGCGCGATGCTCGGCGAAGCCGAGGCGCTCCGCCACCGCGTGAGTGAACTGGGTGAAGCCGCCGGAGACGAGGCAGGTATAGGCGCCGTTTGCGCGCATCGTCTGCACCAGCGCGCGGCCGCCGGGATTGAGCGTGATGCGGGTCGCCAACACCTTGTCGATGATGTCGAGCGAAAGCCCCTTCAGCAGCGCCACGCGCTCGCGCAGCGCCGGCTCGAACTCGATCTCGCCGCGCATCGCGCGTTCGGTGATCGCGGCGACGTGGCTCTTCAGCCCGACGAAGTCGGCGAGTTCGTCGATGCACTCCTGGCCGATCATGGTCGAATCCATGTCGGCGAGAAAAAGCTTCTTGCGCCTTGTGGCGAGAGGCTGCACCACGACGTCGATCGGCAGATCGCCGCGTGCTTCGCGCAGCCGGTCGGCGAGGGCCAGGGGGGTTTCGTCGCTGCTGAAGCTGATGTCGGCGGCGACCTCGTCGTGCAGCCAGACCGCGGCATTCGGCTGCGGCAGCACGGCGCGCGCGCCTTCGAGCACGGTGGAATCCAGCGCGGGACTGTTCGGATTGCAGATGAGCGTGGCGACGAGCGACATGGGGAAAACGGTTCCGGAGCAGGGGCAAAAGCCGGCGGCCGTGCTTATCGCAGGGCCGACCGCCAGCGGCAAGTCGGCGCTGGCGCTGCGGCTGGCGCAGGCGCATGGCGGCGTCATCATCAACACCGATTCGATGCAGATGTACCGCGATCTGCGGATCATCACCGCCCGGCCGACCCCGGCCGAGGAGGCGCTGGTCCCGCATCGGCTCTATGGCACGGTGGACGCCGCGGTGAATTTCTCCGCCGGCGCCTATGTCGAGGCGGCGGCCGGGGCACTGGCCGAGGCGCGCGCTTCGGGCCGGCTGCCGATCTTCATCGGCGGCACCGGGCTGTATTTCAAGGCGCTGACCCGCGGGCTGTCTCTGGTGCCACCGGTTGCCGCCGAGGTCCGCGACGCGGTCCGGCTGCGGCTCGACCGCGACGGCGTGGCGGCGTTGCACGCCGAACTGGCCCGGCACGATCCGGCCGCAGCCGAGCGGCTGGCGCCGGCGGATCGTTCGCGCATTGCGCGGGCGCTGGAGGTGGTGCTGGCGACCGGTCGGCCATTGGCCGACTGGCATGGCGAGGCCTCGCCGCCGCTGCTGCCGCTAGACGGCGTTACCGCGGTGTTTCTCGCCCCCGAGCGGGAGGCGCTGTACGCCCGGATCGACGCCCGATTCGCCGCGATGCTGCGGGCCGGCGCGCTGGACGAAGTCGCGGCGCTGGCCGCGCGCGATCTCGATCCGCTGCTGCCGGCGATGAAGGCCCACGGCGTCCCGGCGCTGATCCGGCATCTGCGGGGAGAACTGTCGCTGGACGAGGCCGCCGTCATCGGCGCCGC
This genomic window contains:
- a CDS encoding ATP-binding protein, with protein sequence MVETKSQPAFGKIISVRGSMARAGLMPESRLSPAALRATVGRFISIRTATSTIIAMITEATSENISPNEPHIAIASVDLLGEILPGPVRAKFQRGVTNYPTIGDAVELISSEDLRIVYAPTGSDQINVGMLQQDPSVIAYVDIEEMLSKHFAVLGSTGVGKSSGVSLLLNEILKSRPALRIFLLDVHNEYGRCFGDKALVLNPRNLKLPFWLFNFDEIVDVLFAGRPGVPEELDVLAEVIPIAKGLYVQYTSADRLGLKRVDPKSVGYTADTPVPYRLVDLISLIDERMGKLENRSSRIIYHKLISRIETVRNDPRYAFMFDNANVGGDTMAEVISHLFRLPANGRPMTIMQLAGFPAEVVDSVVSVLCRMAFDFGLWSDGVSPLLFVCEEAHRYASADRAIGFGPTRKAVSRIAKEGRKYGVYLGLVTQRPAELDATILSQCNTLFAMRLANDRDQSLLRSAVSDAAANLLSFVPSLGTREVLAFGEGVALPTRLRFKEVPPQQLPRSEAATSTVPSTAAGHDMHFVSAVLERWRGATSHRDVPNDPGTIERPLARTVEAPMLQPSLGLDPDRFSLLKKPLR
- the serB gene encoding phosphoserine phosphatase SerB; the protein is MSLVATLICNPNSPALDSTVLEGARAVLPQPNAAVWLHDEVAADISFSSDETPLALADRLREARGDLPIDVVVQPLATRRKKLFLADMDSTMIGQECIDELADFVGLKSHVAAITERAMRGEIEFEPALRERVALLKGLSLDIIDKVLATRITLNPGGRALVQTMRANGAYTCLVSGGFTQFTHAVAERLGFAEHRANELLSEDGMLTGRVAEPILGREAKLATLLELREADDLDAIDTLAIGDGANDLGMIQAAGLGIAYHAKPAVAASAHARIDHADLTALLYAQGYKRSEFVGD
- the miaA gene encoding tRNA (adenosine(37)-N6)-dimethylallyltransferase MiaA; this encodes MGKTVPEQGQKPAAVLIAGPTASGKSALALRLAQAHGGVIINTDSMQMYRDLRIITARPTPAEEALVPHRLYGTVDAAVNFSAGAYVEAAAGALAEARASGRLPIFIGGTGLYFKALTRGLSLVPPVAAEVRDAVRLRLDRDGVAALHAELARHDPAAAERLAPADRSRIARALEVVLATGRPLADWHGEASPPLLPLDGVTAVFLAPEREALYARIDARFAAMLRAGALDEVAALAARDLDPLLPAMKAHGVPALIRHLRGELSLDEAAVIGAADTRHYAKRQFTWFRHQLPEFRWVTPEEAGRALEDVIPGRA